From Pagrus major chromosome 2, Pma_NU_1.0, one genomic window encodes:
- the mecom gene encoding histone-lysine N-methyltransferase MECOM isoform X1, producing MKAEEYSCDTMAPDIHEERQYRCEDCDQHFESRNQLLDHQKQPCGMPPSSFLNPGGDSDLKAQEPQDLRPLHMSHGLHECKECDQVFPDVQSLEAHTLSHSEEREYKCDQCPKAFNWKSNLIRHQMSHDSGKHYECENCSKQVFTDPSNLQRHIRSQHVGARAHACSDCGKTFATSSGLKQHKHIHSSVKPFMCEVCHKSYTQFSNLCRHKRMHADCRTQIKCKDCGQMFSTTSSLNKHRRFCEGKNHFTAGGLFAQGMPLPGAPGLDKSALAMGHSSAGLADYFGASRHHAGLTFPAAPAFPFSFPGLFPSGLYHRPPLIPATSPVRQPAHVPIAGHGAELSKSPLLPPSPGLQESRELLKALRKDGGITGNQMPGSEFHAHGSSSSTKQRNKQSDQSESSDLDDVSTPSGSDLESTSGSELESDMDSERERARENGKGPKRKASEGGPQSPSLTGSSADKDFPGPSLIPSSLDEHTAVTGAVNDSIKAIASIAEKYFGSTGLAGLQDKKVGSLPYPSMFPLPFFPAFSPPVYPFPDRDLRPPGLKGEPQSPADDSKKAQGKSSAESPFDLTTKRKEEKSATFAPSKPEASHTSGQDQPLDLSLGTRGRGRNPREEDSKNSLGHEEEKAVVEIPKADTSLQHARPTPFFMDPIYRVEKRRMSDPFETLKDKYMRPAPGFLFHPQMSAIENMAEKLETFGSLKPESGDLLRTVPSMFDFRAPPSALPETLLRKGKERYTCRYCGKIFPRSANLTRHLRTHTGEQPYRCKYCDRSFSISSNLQRHIRNIHNKEKPFKCHLCDRCFGQQTNLDRHLKKHENGNLSGTAMSSPQSELDSGSAILDDKEDSYFNEIRNFISNTSQNQTSPDPSEEGLNGGPFEEEKPLMASRGSRDLEDEEAEDLCADEEEGDDPSNTSGKPEGEALPGSLSDDIQDEMDFTGPNDLDLNCKTSPRRYKDEEKQSSYSALDHIRHFSEMRKLEESELSDGDGDEDDASFGSPSLTEAVKQPLFRKSKSQAYAMMLSLAEKDSLHPASHNPATMWHSLARAAAESSAIQSLSHV from the exons ATGAAGGCTGAAGAGTATTCATGTGACACCATGGCTCCTGATATTCACG AGGAGAGACAGTACCGCTGTGAGGACTGTGACCAGCACTTTGAGTCCCGCAACCAGCTGCTGGACCACCAGAAGCAGCCGTGTGGGatgcccccctcctccttccttaaCCCAg GAGGTGACAGTGACCTGAAGGCCCAGGAACCTCAAGACCTGCGACCCCTCCACATGTCCCATGGTCTACACGAGTGTAAGGAGTGTGACCAGGTGTTCCCTGATGTCCAGAG ccTGGAGGCCCACACTCTGTCCCACTCTGAGGAGAGGGAATACAAGTGTGACCAGTGTCCCAAGGCCTTCAACTGGAAATCAAACCTGATCCGACATCAGATGTCGCACGACAGTGGCAAGCACTACGAATGTGAAAACTGCTCAAAG CAGGTGTTCACAGACCCCAGTAACCTGCAGAGGCACATCCGCTCACAGCACGTCGGGGCGCGGGCCCACGCCTGCTCTGACTGCGGCAAGACGTTTGCAACGTCTTCGGGCCTCAAGCAGCATAAGCACATCCACAGCAGTGTCAAGCCCTTCATGT GTGAGGTATGCCACAAGTCCTACACCCAGTTCTCTAACCTGTGCCGCCACAAACGTATGCACGCTGACTGCCGCACACAGATCAAGTGCAAGGACTGTGGACAGATGTTCAGCACCACATCCTCCCTCAACAAGCATCGCCGCTTCTGTGAAGGGAAAAACCATTTCACAGCAGGAGGGTTGTTTGCCCAGGGTATGCCACTCCCTGGTGCCCCTGGCTTGGACAAATCAGCTCTGGCGATGGGCCACAGCAGTGCTGGGCTGGCTGATTACTTTGGGGCAAGTCGCCACCATGCCGGGCTTACCTTCCCTGCTGCCCCAGCATTTCCCTTCAGCTTCCCTGGCCTATTCCCCTCTGGACTCTACCACCGGCCACCGCTCATTCCTGCCACCTCTCCTGTCAGACAACCAGCCCATGTGCCTATTGCTGGGCATGGTGCAGAGCTGAGTAAGAGTCCACTGCTCCCTCCAAGCCCTGGACTTCAGGAGTCGCGAGAGCTCCTCAAGGCTCTCCGTAAAGATGGTGGTATCACCGGCAACCAGATGCCAGGTTCAGAGTTCCACGCCCATGGCTCCTCGTCCTCCACAAAGCAGCGGAACAAGCAGAGTGACCAGTCCGAGAGCAGCGACCTAGATGATGTCAGCACGCCCAGTGGAAGTGATCTGGAGAGCACATCGGGCTCCGAGCTGGAGAGTGACATGGACAGTGAGAGGGAAAGGGCTCGAGAAAATGGCAAAGGCCCCAAGAGGAAGGCCAGTGAAGGAGGCCCCCAGAGCCCCAGCCTGACAGGCAGCAGTGCTGATAAAGACTTTCCGGGCCCTTCCCTCATCCCATCCTCGCTGGACGAGCACACAGCTGTAACAGGGGCTGTAAATGACTCTATTAAGGCCATTGCCTCCATTGCTGAGAAGTACTTTGGCTCAACAGGGCTGGCTGGCCTACAGGACAAGAAGGTCGGGTCTCTGCCCTACCCGTCTATGTTCCCACTGCCTTTCTTCCCAGCTTTCTCTCCTCCAGTTTACCCTTTCCCAGACAGGGACCTCAGACCTCCAGGCCTGAAGGGCGAGCCACAGTCTCCAGCAGATGACTCCAAGAAGGCCCAGGGCAAATCTTCAGCTGAGTCACCATTTGACCTCACTACTAAGCGAAAGGAGGAGAAGTCTGCCACATTTGCCCCGTCTAAACCGGAGGCCTCCCATACTTCTGGTCAGGACCAGCCACTAGACCTGAGCTTGGGGACTAGAGGCCGTGGGCGAAATCCAAGAGAGGAGGACTCAAAAAATAGCCTGGGgcatgaggaggagaaggcgGTGGTGGAGATCCCAAAAGCTGACACTTCCTTACAGCATGCCAGGCCCACCCCTTTCTTCATGGACCCCATCTACAG GGTTGAGAAGAGGAGAATGAGCGATCCGTTTGAGACTCTCAAAGACAAGTACATGCGGCCAGCTCCAGGCTTCCTCTTCCATCCACAG ATGTCGGCCATCGAGAACATGGCAGAGAAGCTGGAGACGTTTGGCTCCTTGAAGCCCGAGTCCGGCGACCTCCTGCGCACTGTCCCCTCCATGTTTGACTTCAGAGCCCCACCCTCTGCACTTCCAGAGACGCTGCTGCGCAAGGGCAAGGAGCGCTACACATGCAG ATATTGTGGCAAAATATTCCCACGCTCTGCCAACCTGACCCGCCACCTCAGGACTCATACAGGAGAGCAACCATACAG GTGTAAATACTGCGACCGCTCCTTCAGCATCTCCTCCAACCTGCAACGCCACATCCGCAACATCCACAACAAGGAAAAGCCTTTCAAGTGCCACTTGTGCGATCGTTGCTTCGGTCAGCAGACCAACCTGGACCGTCACCTCAAGAAGCACGAGAACGGCAACCTGTCAG GCACTGCAATGTCGTCCCCGCAGTCTGAACTGGACAGTGGCAGCGCCATATTGGACGACAAAGAAGACTCTTACTTCAACGAAATAAGAAATTTCATCAGCAACACAAGCCAGAACCAGACATCACCGGACCCATCAGAGGAAGG GTTAAATGGCGGTCCATTTGAAGAAGAGAAGCCGCTGATGGCCAGCCGTGGGTCTCGTGACCTGGAAGACGAGGAAGCGGAGGATCTCTGTGCtgatgaagaagaaggggaCGACCCCAGCAACACCTCCGGGAAACCGGAAGGCGAGGCGCTTCCCGGCAGCCTTAGCGATGACATACAAGACGAAATGGACTTCACCGGGCCGAACGACTTAGACCTCAACTGCAAAACCTCTCCTCGAAG GTATAAGGATGAGGAGAAGCAGAGCAGCTACTCAGCCTTGGATCATATTCGTCACTTTTCCGAAATGCGCAAGCTGGAGGAGAGTGAGCTGAGTGACGGGGATGGAGATGAGGACGATGCATCGTTTGGCTCCCCCTCTCTGACTGAGGCAGTCAAACAGCCACTCTTTAGGAAATCTAAGTCTCAG GCGTACGCCATGATGCTGTCTCTGGCTGAAAAGGACTCTCTCCACCCAGCCTCCCACAACCCGGCCACCATGTGGCACAGTCTGGCACGGGCTGCTGCTGAATCCAGTGCCATCCAGTCCCTCAGCCATGTATGA